CCAGCCCGACCCACGTCATCTGGCCGATGCCGTCCCAGGAGTGGAACGACAGCCAGATCGAGAAGAACACCGGGAACGCGCCGAAGACCGCGAACAGCACGAAGAACGGCGAGACCGCGACGTACTGCGGGAAAGCCTGCTTGAACTTGTTCGGCGGCTTGCTCGGAGCGGGCTCCTGGGTGGAGACCACCGCCGGGCTGCGTAACGCGTCGCTGACGGCCATCAGATCACCCCGGCCCTGGTCAGCTCGCGGTCGATCTGCCGCTGGGCGTCGCGCCAGGCCTGGTCGGACGTCTTGCTCCCGATCTCGACGTTGACCAGCTCGTCGCACAGCGGGGTGTTGATGGTCGTGTCGTACGGGCTGAAGTAGGCGCCCGGGTACTTCTTCGCCGACTCCGCGAACACGTCGACGATCTTCTGGCCGCCGAAGAACTCGTCCGGTGCGGACATCTTGGGGTCGGTGTAGCTGGCCGGGGTGGAGGGGAACAGCACCGGGTCGAGGAACGACTGGGCCTGGTTCTGGGCCGACTCCAGCCAGGTGATGAACGCGAACGCGGCCTCGGGGTCCTTGCAGTACTTCGTGATCGCGAGGAACGAACCGCCGCGGTTGCCCGGCCCACCAGGTGCCGGGGTCACGCGCCAGTTGCCCTTGCTCTTGGGCGCGGCGTTCTTCGGGCCGAGCTGCGCCCACCAGACCGCGCCGACGAAAGCGGCCAGCCGGCCGTTGGTGATGATGGCGTTGGCATCGGTGCTGCCGTCCTGGGCCCCGGCCGACAGGCCCTCCTTGACCACTTGGACGGCCAGGTCCCAGGCCTGCCTGATGTCGTCCTCGGCGCCGATGTACTGCCCTTCCGGCGTCATGTAGCGCTTCGGCAGCTGAGCCAGGCGATAGCGGAAGACCGAGGTGATGTTGTCGGTGATCGCCGCGCCGGGCACCGCCTGCTTGAGCTTCTTGCCGAGCTCGATGTAGCTGGCCCACTCGGAGGCGGCGGCTGCGACCTCGGCGGGCTCGGTCGGCAGACCGGCCTTGTCGAAGATGTCTCGGCGGTAGAACAACGCGGTGGGGCCGGTGTCCATCGGAAAGGCCATCATCCGGTTCTCCGGCGTGATGCCCAGCTTCCACTTCCACTCCAGGAACTTGTCCTTGAACTTGTCCGCTCCCAGTTCGTGCAGGTCGTAGAACTGGTCG
The Kribbella italica DNA segment above includes these coding regions:
- a CDS encoding ABC transporter substrate-binding protein; this translates as MSLTRRNFLALTAGGAAAATGLTGCGSQTSLGAADELSLWAWTGSVNDDLIAQAAKGIPGATGKKIALTRIGGDYQTKLLTSLAGKSMVPDIVGMNDDVATYFPNADQFYDLHELGADKFKDKFLEWKWKLGITPENRMMAFPMDTGPTALFYRRDIFDKAGLPTEPAEVAAAASEWASYIELGKKLKQAVPGAAITDNITSVFRYRLAQLPKRYMTPEGQYIGAEDDIRQAWDLAVQVVKEGLSAGAQDGSTDANAIITNGRLAAFVGAVWWAQLGPKNAAPKSKGNWRVTPAPGGPGNRGGSFLAITKYCKDPEAAFAFITWLESAQNQAQSFLDPVLFPSTPASYTDPKMSAPDEFFGGQKIVDVFAESAKKYPGAYFSPYDTTINTPLCDELVNVEIGSKTSDQAWRDAQRQIDRELTRAGVI